The following are encoded together in the Bicyclus anynana chromosome 2, ilBicAnyn1.1, whole genome shotgun sequence genome:
- the LOC112052549 gene encoding histidine-rich glycoprotein-like → MKAYILITLLVVQVATATLTIDKITEKVHEGLKILKDKAVHKLHKLKHEFDLKKLHQLHAIHWLPYAHKHYVHEHYSKKTPLVVDHHQIERLKHYFEPHHKPVHFHHVEHKPPVLHHLEHHKPVHFQHYQHFEHVKV, encoded by the exons ATGAAGGCTTACATATTA atcACGCTGCTCGTCGTGCAAGTTGCAACGGCGACTCTTACCATAGACAAGATCACAGAAAAAGTTCACGAGGGACTTAAAATATTGAAAGACAAAGCAGTACATAAGCTGCATAAACTCAAACATGAGTTCGATTTGAAGAAACTGCATCAACTGCACGCCATACATTGGTTGCCTTACGCACACAAGCACTATGTCCACGAGCATTATTCCAAGAAGACTCCACTAGTGGTCGATCATCACCAAATTGAAAGACTGAAGCATTACTTCGAGCCTCATCACAAACCTGTACATTTCCATCATGTGGAGCATAAGCCCCCAGTACTGCATCATCTTGAACATCACAAGCCAGTACATTTTCAACATTACCAGCATTTTGAACACGTGAaagtataa